In Bordetella holmesii ATCC 51541, the following proteins share a genomic window:
- a CDS encoding transposase family protein, protein MLDRKTIERLGGWEGYRVERVVWPEGESRTVTIYLKPSARTMHCEHCGNRCRQVHETTTRRVRDLPLMALRVTLVVPRRRVWCEQCGGPHLERLSWLGRYQRVTDRLAEAVSQLLESSNILAVARFFQLGWHTVKALDKALLRRAIQEPDWSQIHYLAMDEFALHKGHRYATVVVDPIRRQVLWIGDGRSRETARAFFEQLPTGVAQQIRAVAIDMTTAYELEIQANCPNAEIVYDLFHVVAKYGREVIDRVRVDQANQLRHDKPARRVIKSSRWLLLRNRKNLDPCQSVKLDELLQANQPLLTAYLMRDELKQLWFYQHPGYARQAWDHWLQQAQGSGIAALAHFALKLKAYLHGILSRCRHRLNTSIVEGINNTIKVIKRRAYGYRDQEYFFLKIRSAFPGIPR, encoded by the coding sequence ATGCTGGACCGCAAGACGATCGAGAGGTTGGGTGGGTGGGAAGGTTATCGGGTGGAGCGGGTCGTGTGGCCTGAAGGTGAGAGCCGGACGGTCACGATTTACCTGAAGCCTTCAGCGCGAACGATGCACTGCGAGCACTGCGGCAACCGATGTCGGCAGGTGCATGAGACGACCACGCGCCGGGTGCGGGATCTGCCGCTAATGGCGCTGCGAGTGACGCTGGTAGTGCCGCGTCGGCGGGTCTGGTGCGAGCAGTGCGGTGGACCGCATCTGGAGAGGCTGAGCTGGCTGGGCCGTTACCAGCGAGTGACCGACCGGCTGGCCGAGGCGGTCAGCCAGTTGCTTGAGTCCAGCAACATTCTGGCCGTGGCGCGCTTCTTCCAACTGGGTTGGCACACGGTCAAGGCGCTGGACAAGGCCCTGCTGCGACGGGCGATCCAAGAGCCGGACTGGAGCCAGATCCACTACCTAGCGATGGACGAGTTCGCTCTACACAAGGGCCATCGTTATGCCACGGTCGTTGTCGATCCGATCCGCCGTCAGGTGCTATGGATCGGTGATGGCCGCTCGCGCGAGACGGCCAGAGCCTTCTTCGAACAACTGCCAACAGGAGTTGCCCAGCAGATCCGGGCCGTAGCGATCGACATGACGACGGCCTATGAGCTGGAGATCCAGGCCAACTGCCCCAACGCCGAGATCGTCTACGACCTGTTCCACGTCGTGGCCAAGTACGGCCGTGAAGTGATAGACCGGGTGCGTGTAGACCAAGCGAACCAGTTGCGGCACGACAAGCCGGCCCGCCGGGTGATCAAGTCCAGTCGCTGGCTACTGCTGCGCAATCGCAAAAACCTCGATCCGTGCCAATCGGTAAAGTTGGACGAGTTGCTCCAGGCCAACCAGCCCTTGCTCACCGCTTATCTGATGCGCGATGAGCTCAAACAGCTGTGGTTCTACCAACACCCCGGCTACGCCCGCCAGGCATGGGATCACTGGCTGCAACAGGCTCAGGGCAGCGGCATCGCCGCCTTGGCTCACTTCGCGCTCAAGCTAAAAGCCTATCTGCACGGGATTCTGTCTCGCTGTCGCCACCGGCTCAACACCAGCATCGTCGAGGGCATCAACAACACCATCAAAGTCATCAAGCGCCGCGCCTACGGCTACCGCGATCAGGAGTACTTCTTCCTCAAGATCCGGTCTGCATTCCCCGGTATTCCTCGATGA
- a CDS encoding S-adenosyl-L-methionine-dependent methyltransferase family protein, translating into MRSTRPSSLPALDAEASAHSALVVDHLRQHIATLGGWLSFDHWMALALYAPGLGYYTAGSVKLASNAGHAREPGGDFVTAPELTPLYAYTLARQAAQWLQATGTSRILEFGAGSGALAEGVLAELDRLGIQVEYAIVEVSADLRARQQRRLAPRGARVQWLDHLPDSFEGVVLANEVLDAMPVRLFHFAEDGQVLERGVGWQQGFVWQDRPADPALARTLAARLPALPGYVSEINLQGEAWVREMGHWLKRGAALLVDYGFPQREYYHPQRAGGTLMCHLRHHAHADPFVAPGMQDITAHVDFTAMADAALDAGLQVLGYTSQARFLMNAGLLDLLGRLDPTDSRAYAQATAPVQKLLSEAEMGELFKVLAIGRDVPAGSIGFARGDRRDTL; encoded by the coding sequence ATGCGATCCACCCGCCCCTCCTCCCTACCCGCCCTGGATGCCGAGGCCAGCGCACATAGCGCACTGGTCGTGGACCACCTGCGTCAGCATATCGCCACATTAGGCGGCTGGCTGTCGTTCGACCACTGGATGGCCCTGGCCCTGTACGCTCCCGGCCTGGGCTATTACACGGCTGGATCGGTAAAGCTGGCCTCCAACGCCGGCCACGCGCGTGAACCTGGCGGCGACTTCGTCACCGCGCCAGAGCTGACACCTTTATATGCCTACACGCTGGCGCGTCAGGCCGCGCAGTGGCTGCAGGCCACGGGCACGAGTCGCATCCTCGAGTTCGGCGCCGGCTCCGGTGCGCTGGCCGAAGGCGTGTTGGCCGAGCTCGACCGGCTGGGTATACAGGTGGAATACGCCATCGTGGAAGTTTCGGCCGATCTGCGCGCCCGCCAGCAGCGCCGGCTCGCACCAAGGGGAGCCCGCGTGCAATGGCTGGACCACCTGCCGGACAGTTTCGAAGGCGTAGTGTTGGCCAATGAGGTGCTCGACGCCATGCCCGTGCGGCTGTTCCATTTTGCAGAAGATGGTCAGGTGCTCGAACGCGGCGTCGGTTGGCAGCAAGGGTTTGTCTGGCAGGACCGGCCGGCCGACCCGGCGTTGGCTCGTACCCTGGCCGCGCGCCTGCCCGCGTTGCCAGGCTATGTATCCGAAATCAATCTGCAAGGGGAGGCCTGGGTCCGCGAGATGGGCCATTGGCTGAAACGGGGTGCCGCGTTGCTGGTGGACTATGGTTTCCCTCAACGCGAGTACTACCATCCTCAACGCGCCGGCGGCACGCTGATGTGCCATCTACGCCATCATGCGCACGCCGATCCCTTCGTAGCCCCCGGTATGCAGGACATCACGGCCCACGTGGATTTCACCGCCATGGCCGACGCGGCGCTGGACGCAGGCCTGCAGGTGCTGGGTTACACCTCTCAGGCCCGCTTTCTCATGAATGCCGGACTGCTGGATCTGCTGGGCCGACTGGATCCCACCGACAGCCGTGCCTATGCACAAGCCACCGCGCCCGTGCAGAAGCTGCTCTCCGAAGCCGAGATGGGCGAGCTGTTCAAAGTGCTGGCCATCGGCCGGGATGTCCCCGCCGGATCCATCGGCTTTGCACGCGGCGACCGGCGCGACACGCTGTAA
- a CDS encoding poly A polymerase head domain protein, with protein MSAVEDAATAGLEVYIVGGAVRDALLGLPAGDRDWVVVGATPQDMVRRGFIPVGGDFPVFLHPLSKEEYALARTERKSGRGYKGFTFYTGTDVSLEQDLRRRDFTVNAMARTQQGELVDPLNGQADLRARCFRHVGAAFAEDPVRILRLGRFAARFADFSVAAETQALCRQMVDEGEVDALVPERVWKELSRGLMEAVPSRMLQIWDACGALSRVLPQLRQWHSVAGDLDAAARRGLALPGRYALLARLSPERETLATRLRVPGDCADQARLLPLVLQALPAASASERLDVIERCDGLRKPDRFLALVEAASVVSQVDIAPWSRALAAVRGIDAGAIARQCSGDAVRIKAALRHARLAALQVAA; from the coding sequence ATGAGCGCAGTCGAGGACGCGGCCACGGCCGGCCTGGAGGTCTACATCGTCGGCGGAGCCGTGCGGGATGCCCTGCTGGGCTTGCCGGCCGGTGATCGCGACTGGGTGGTGGTGGGCGCCACGCCGCAAGACATGGTGCGGCGCGGTTTCATTCCGGTGGGCGGTGACTTTCCTGTTTTTCTCCATCCCCTGAGCAAGGAGGAGTACGCGCTGGCGCGCACCGAGCGCAAATCCGGTCGCGGGTATAAGGGTTTCACGTTTTATACCGGCACGGATGTCAGTCTGGAGCAGGATCTGCGCCGGCGCGACTTTACGGTCAACGCCATGGCGCGCACGCAGCAAGGTGAGCTGGTCGACCCGCTCAATGGCCAGGCGGATCTGCGCGCCCGATGCTTTCGTCATGTAGGCGCCGCGTTCGCGGAAGACCCCGTACGTATTCTTCGGCTGGGGCGTTTTGCCGCCCGGTTCGCTGATTTCAGCGTAGCTGCCGAGACGCAGGCGCTGTGCCGCCAGATGGTCGACGAGGGCGAGGTCGACGCGTTGGTGCCGGAGCGTGTCTGGAAAGAGCTGTCGCGCGGGCTGATGGAGGCGGTGCCTTCACGCATGCTGCAGATCTGGGATGCGTGTGGAGCACTGTCGCGCGTGCTGCCCCAGTTGCGCCAATGGCACAGCGTTGCAGGCGATCTTGATGCAGCGGCGCGGCGCGGGCTTGCGTTGCCAGGGCGCTATGCTTTGCTGGCCCGGCTTAGCCCGGAGCGCGAGACGTTGGCCACCAGGCTGCGTGTGCCCGGGGACTGCGCCGATCAGGCGCGTTTGTTGCCGCTCGTGCTGCAGGCGTTGCCGGCGGCATCTGCGTCCGAGCGCCTGGACGTCATCGAGCGCTGCGATGGCCTGCGTAAACCTGATCGCTTCCTGGCCTTGGTCGAGGCGGCCAGTGTGGTGAGCCAGGTCGATATCGCCCCATGGTCGCGGGCGCTGGCTGCCGTGCGTGGCATAGATGCTGGCGCCATCGCCAGACAGTGCTCAGGTGATGCCGTGCGTATCAAGGCAGCCTTGCGCCATGCGCGTCTGGCGGCTCTGCAAGTCGCCGCCTGA
- a CDS encoding transglycosylase SLT domain protein yields MPLLALLAAGCAPVDAQQRADVPPQGLQASLGQQQGARPIAVPSAVLAGLPASPESSARQAVVAAREAVARKQWSVLGALVPQADSDVLGAYPQYWLLRYQLAVPPNGVRPNRQLERFLADNSGSYLEDRLRSDWILAAARSGDFETVRRLAPAKPGNAQVNCAVLDARHMTGKRVSAEEALSAFSPGSACWALYDQLVADRILGWDELLPPLRDAIESNRTTDARKLVQYLFEPRDVKTFDLMMRDPMKWLVRQGKTPVGRNEKELVALALARLARSDISVADSYLEREWARHLPRSHLAWVRGQYALVAATALDPRAYDWYREAGHIRMTDNNHAWKVRSALRQQRVDWKWVVASIDEMSPAQRNEEVWVYWKARGQAAQGHAAEARRAYARIADQFNFYGQLATEELGQRIQVPQQAAPVTDAEIRAARANPALVRAIHMFRLGWRAEAVPEWNFALRGMSDRQLLAAAELARAERIYDRVVNTSERTEREFDFLQRYIAPFEGRVSAKARALDVDPAWVYGLIRQESRFIMDARSHVGASGLMQLMPSTAKWVAGKIGMTDFTPASVNDFDVNTELGTQYLNIVLRDLDGSQMLASAGYNAGPGRPRNWRATFTCPVEGAVFAETIPFTETRLYVKHVMSNAVYYAAMFTGQPQSLKERLGNVVPPAAVMAKSQ; encoded by the coding sequence TTGCCCTTGCTGGCGTTGCTGGCCGCGGGATGTGCGCCTGTCGATGCGCAACAGCGTGCTGACGTGCCGCCGCAAGGCCTGCAGGCTTCGCTCGGCCAGCAGCAAGGGGCACGGCCCATCGCCGTGCCGTCTGCCGTGCTGGCGGGTCTGCCTGCGTCTCCGGAGTCCAGCGCCCGCCAGGCCGTGGTGGCGGCGCGCGAAGCCGTGGCGCGCAAGCAGTGGTCCGTGCTCGGCGCTTTGGTGCCACAGGCAGACAGCGATGTGCTGGGTGCCTATCCACAATATTGGCTGTTGCGTTATCAACTGGCCGTGCCGCCCAATGGGGTGCGACCGAACCGTCAGCTCGAACGCTTTCTGGCCGACAATTCAGGGAGCTATCTCGAAGACCGCTTGCGCTCCGATTGGATATTGGCGGCGGCGCGCAGCGGAGATTTCGAGACGGTGCGCCGCCTGGCTCCGGCCAAACCCGGTAACGCCCAGGTCAATTGCGCCGTGCTGGACGCCCGTCATATGACGGGCAAGCGGGTCAGCGCCGAAGAGGCCTTGAGCGCCTTTAGCCCCGGTTCGGCCTGCTGGGCACTGTATGACCAGCTCGTCGCCGATCGCATACTTGGCTGGGATGAGCTGCTGCCCCCATTGCGCGATGCCATTGAAAGCAATCGGACCACCGACGCACGCAAACTGGTGCAGTATTTGTTTGAGCCTCGGGACGTCAAAACATTCGACCTGATGATGCGTGACCCCATGAAATGGCTGGTGCGGCAGGGGAAAACGCCCGTGGGCCGCAACGAGAAAGAGCTCGTAGCGCTGGCGCTGGCCCGCTTGGCGCGATCCGACATCAGTGTGGCCGACTCCTATCTCGAGCGCGAGTGGGCGCGTCACCTGCCCCGTTCGCACCTGGCTTGGGTGCGGGGGCAGTACGCGCTGGTGGCCGCCACGGCATTGGATCCGCGTGCCTACGACTGGTATCGCGAGGCCGGCCACATTCGAATGACGGACAACAACCATGCCTGGAAAGTGCGCTCGGCGCTGCGGCAGCAGCGCGTGGACTGGAAATGGGTGGTGGCCTCGATAGACGAGATGTCGCCCGCGCAACGCAATGAAGAAGTGTGGGTCTATTGGAAGGCACGCGGTCAGGCCGCACAGGGCCATGCCGCTGAAGCGCGCCGCGCCTATGCCCGCATTGCCGATCAGTTCAACTTCTACGGCCAGTTGGCCACCGAAGAGTTAGGCCAGCGTATCCAGGTGCCGCAGCAAGCTGCACCTGTCACGGATGCGGAAATCCGCGCCGCGCGCGCCAATCCTGCCCTGGTGCGGGCCATCCATATGTTCCGGCTGGGCTGGCGCGCCGAGGCGGTGCCGGAATGGAATTTCGCATTGCGTGGCATGAGCGACCGTCAGTTACTGGCCGCCGCAGAGTTGGCCCGAGCCGAAAGGATATACGACCGGGTCGTCAATACCTCCGAGCGTACGGAGCGCGAGTTTGATTTTTTGCAGCGCTATATCGCGCCCTTCGAGGGCCGGGTCTCGGCCAAGGCGCGTGCGCTGGATGTGGATCCGGCCTGGGTCTACGGCCTGATACGCCAGGAATCGCGCTTCATCATGGACGCGCGCTCGCATGTGGGCGCATCCGGCTTGATGCAGCTCATGCCGTCGACGGCCAAATGGGTCGCCGGCAAGATAGGTATGACCGACTTCACCCCGGCCAGTGTCAATGACTTCGACGTCAATACGGAGTTGGGCACGCAGTATCTGAATATCGTGCTACGCGATCTGGATGGATCGCAGATGCTGGCCAGCGCGGGCTACAACGCCGGCCCTGGGCGGCCGCGCAATTGGCGGGCGACGTTCACCTGTCCTGTCGAGGGTGCTGTATTTGCCGAAACGATACCGTTTACGGAGACGCGGCTGTACGTCAAGCACGTCATGTCGAACGCGGTTTATTACGCGGCCATGTTCACCGGCCAGCCTCAATCACTCAAAGAGCGGCTGGGCAACGTGGTGCCGCCCGCAGCCGTCATGGCAAAGTCCCAATGA
- a CDS encoding 5-formyltetrahydrofolate cyclo-ligase — MQTPNTGENTAVTLRARLRRLRAGVPENQRSRSALLMRGRLFTWLNVARERSAILGRPLQSVAAFWPMAEEPDLRPLLQQWADNGITVALPVVQGADRPLEFHRWLPHEPMRAGAYGISEPQSGAIVLPDVVLVPTLGYTAQAERLGYGGGYYDRTLAALTAAGHPYTAIGIAWDEGLLPSDYTPAAHDIPLAAVLTPSGWVPEAPLETGGLSAGQGTVFSRTLR; from the coding sequence ATGCAGACCCCAAATACTGGAGAGAATACCGCAGTCACGCTGCGCGCGCGATTGCGCCGCCTGCGTGCCGGTGTACCCGAAAACCAACGCAGCCGCAGCGCGCTATTGATGCGTGGCCGGCTGTTTACGTGGCTCAACGTAGCACGCGAGCGCAGCGCCATCCTGGGCCGGCCGCTGCAAAGCGTGGCCGCCTTCTGGCCCATGGCCGAGGAGCCAGATCTGCGCCCTCTGTTACAACAATGGGCCGACAACGGCATCACGGTGGCCCTGCCGGTCGTGCAAGGCGCCGACCGCCCCCTGGAGTTTCACCGCTGGCTGCCGCACGAGCCCATGCGCGCCGGCGCCTATGGCATTTCCGAGCCCCAATCCGGGGCCATCGTCCTGCCGGATGTCGTCCTGGTGCCTACGCTTGGCTATACCGCCCAGGCCGAGCGCCTCGGTTATGGCGGCGGCTATTACGACCGCACACTGGCCGCGCTCACCGCCGCAGGCCACCCGTACACGGCCATCGGCATTGCCTGGGATGAAGGGCTGCTGCCCTCCGACTACACGCCGGCTGCGCACGACATTCCGTTAGCTGCGGTGCTCACGCCATCCGGCTGGGTGCCCGAAGCACCGCTGGAAACCGGCGGCCTGTCCGCCGGACAAGGCACAGTATTCTCACGCACCCTGCGCTGA
- a CDS encoding UDP-N-acetylmuramate dehydrogenase domain protein has product MKDGLAIAFDEMFDAQGRVRPHYENYAYWLDGQAPDIMAARQIEADLNFRRVGITFSMAGDAAGTERLIPFDLIPRIIAAQEWRRLDAGLKQRVRALNRFIHDIYHDHDIVRAGVVPAEQVFLNAQYRPEMQDIDVAEDIYCHVAWR; this is encoded by the coding sequence ATGAAGGACGGCCTGGCTATTGCTTTTGACGAGATGTTCGACGCCCAGGGTCGCGTCCGTCCCCATTATGAAAACTATGCCTACTGGCTCGACGGACAGGCACCCGACATCATGGCCGCGCGCCAGATCGAAGCCGATCTGAACTTCCGCCGGGTGGGCATCACCTTCTCGATGGCCGGAGACGCGGCCGGCACCGAACGACTCATTCCCTTCGATCTCATTCCGCGCATCATCGCCGCGCAGGAATGGCGGCGTCTGGATGCGGGCCTGAAGCAACGTGTGCGCGCACTCAATCGCTTCATCCACGACATCTATCACGATCACGACATCGTCCGTGCCGGCGTTGTTCCGGCCGAACAAGTGTTCCTCAACGCGCAGTACCGGCCTGAGATGCAGGATATCGATGTGGCGGAGGATATCTACTGCCACGTCGCGTGGCGTTGA
- a CDS encoding A predicted alpha-helical domain with a conserved ER motif family protein, protein MLSRTADHLFWMCHYIERAESTARMLDVNLQMSLLPQDALSRENSWRALLRISELHRHYESRHEELTPASVLHYMVRDPDNPSSIHACLRAARENARAVRGSLTTELWETYNSTWLELQKHLGSGLPERNPGEFFEWVKFRSHVARGVTLGTMLEDEALCFLRLGMHLERADNTARLLDVKFHEGEHGPQNEFYRWSAILSSVSGLEVYRKVYRDVVTPERVAELLILRGDMPRSLLASTQAVADNLGRVANQRSAQTERHAGMLSAELRFGHVEDILRSGLHGFLETFLARINDLGNRISQDFLLPLST, encoded by the coding sequence ATGCTGAGCCGAACCGCCGACCATCTTTTCTGGATGTGCCACTACATCGAACGCGCCGAAAGCACCGCGCGCATGCTCGATGTCAATCTTCAGATGTCGCTGCTGCCTCAGGACGCATTGAGCCGGGAAAACTCCTGGCGCGCCTTGCTGCGTATCTCGGAACTGCACCGCCACTACGAATCGCGCCACGAGGAGCTCACGCCGGCCAGCGTGCTGCACTATATGGTGCGCGACCCGGACAACCCCTCGTCGATTCATGCCTGCCTGCGCGCCGCACGAGAGAATGCCCGCGCCGTACGCGGCAGCCTGACCACCGAACTCTGGGAAACCTACAACAGCACCTGGCTTGAGCTGCAAAAGCATCTCGGCTCCGGGCTGCCGGAGCGCAATCCAGGCGAATTCTTCGAATGGGTGAAATTCCGCTCCCACGTCGCGCGTGGCGTGACCCTGGGCACCATGCTCGAAGACGAGGCGCTGTGCTTCCTGCGCCTGGGCATGCATCTGGAGCGTGCCGACAACACCGCGCGGCTGCTGGACGTGAAATTCCACGAAGGCGAACACGGCCCCCAGAATGAGTTCTACCGCTGGTCGGCAATTCTGAGCTCCGTCTCCGGCCTTGAGGTCTACCGCAAAGTGTACCGCGACGTCGTCACTCCCGAGCGCGTGGCCGAACTGCTCATCCTGCGCGGCGACATGCCGCGTTCGCTATTGGCCTCGACACAGGCAGTGGCGGACAACCTCGGCCGGGTCGCCAACCAACGTTCGGCGCAAACCGAAAGGCACGCCGGAATGCTCAGCGCGGAACTGCGGTTTGGGCACGTCGAGGATATTCTGCGCAGCGGTCTGCACGGCTTTCTGGAGACCTTTCTCGCACGCATCAACGACCTGGGCAACCGCATCAGTCAGGACTTCCTGTTGCCGCTGTCGACCTGA
- a CDS encoding transglutaminase-like superfamily protein, with the protein MKHLIRHITHYRYTSPVSYSIQVLRLTPRQDEHQRALRWFIDAPAPLQEQVDAFGNITHTLTMTRPHEEIELRVTGHIEIDTLAQGRLPEEEPRLPLQAFCVPTALTQPNDPVRALARGALPHGLRTAEDALKLADVICDRVHYEPGTTDVGTAAGDVLRLGHGVCQDHAHLFLACARGLGVPARYVSGYLYTEAAHAASHAWVDVWLDGQGWISVDITNRQFASDCHCRLAVARDYDSASPVRGVRNGGGGEVMSVSVQVQAAHQQ; encoded by the coding sequence ATGAAACACCTCATTCGCCACATCACGCACTACCGCTACACCTCGCCGGTGAGCTACAGCATCCAGGTATTACGTCTGACCCCCCGGCAGGACGAACATCAGCGTGCACTGCGCTGGTTCATCGACGCGCCCGCGCCCTTGCAGGAACAGGTCGATGCCTTCGGCAATATCACCCACACACTGACGATGACCCGGCCGCACGAAGAGATTGAACTGCGCGTAACCGGCCACATCGAGATCGACACGCTCGCGCAAGGCCGACTGCCCGAGGAAGAACCTCGCCTTCCCTTGCAGGCCTTCTGCGTGCCCACCGCACTCACCCAACCCAACGACCCCGTGCGGGCACTCGCGCGCGGTGCTTTACCACACGGTCTGAGAACGGCCGAAGATGCACTCAAGCTGGCCGACGTTATCTGCGACCGAGTCCACTATGAGCCTGGCACGACTGACGTCGGCACCGCGGCCGGTGACGTCCTGCGCCTGGGTCATGGAGTCTGCCAGGATCACGCCCACCTCTTCCTGGCATGCGCTCGCGGGCTGGGCGTGCCGGCACGCTATGTCAGCGGCTACCTCTATACTGAGGCCGCCCACGCTGCCAGCCACGCCTGGGTCGATGTCTGGCTTGACGGCCAAGGGTGGATCAGCGTGGACATCACTAACCGGCAATTTGCCTCGGATTGTCACTGTCGGTTGGCAGTGGCCCGCGACTATGACTCCGCTTCGCCCGTGCGCGGAGTGCGCAATGGCGGCGGAGGCGAGGTCATGAGCGTCTCGGTTCAGGTCCAGGCCGCCCATCAGCAGTAA
- a CDS encoding proteasome A-type/B-type family protein: MTYCIAAQLNQGLVFLSDSRTNAGVDQISNFRKLHVFELPGDRVMVLMTSGNLAISQAVLNVLAEENARRPDSIWRVPSMFEATRRVGQAVRLVYERDAEALREQGVEFNINLIFSGQIGAAPYRLFQVYAAGNFIEATPECPYFQIGEAKYGKPILDRVLQPDTPLDEAAKCALISMDSTLRSNISVGLPLDLLVYESGSLQVTHFASIDEQNEYFAMIRGSWGERLRQVFAEIPDPLWSQPEDPDSLVPAHRVHQPMRVRPAGLADQPYAAPQLLAQGVHARQAS, from the coding sequence ATGACCTATTGCATCGCAGCCCAACTCAACCAGGGTCTGGTCTTTCTATCGGACTCGCGCACCAATGCCGGCGTCGATCAGATCAGCAACTTTCGCAAGCTACATGTTTTCGAGCTGCCAGGCGATCGTGTCATGGTGCTCATGACCTCCGGCAACCTTGCCATCAGTCAAGCCGTGCTCAACGTCTTGGCGGAAGAAAACGCCCGACGCCCGGACTCGATATGGCGGGTCCCCAGTATGTTCGAAGCGACTCGCCGCGTGGGACAAGCAGTAAGACTGGTCTACGAACGCGATGCCGAGGCCTTGCGCGAGCAAGGCGTGGAGTTCAATATCAATCTGATTTTTAGTGGCCAGATCGGCGCTGCGCCATACCGCCTGTTTCAAGTCTATGCCGCAGGCAATTTCATCGAAGCCACGCCGGAGTGCCCGTATTTTCAGATCGGCGAAGCCAAATACGGCAAACCCATCCTTGACCGCGTATTGCAGCCCGACACTCCGCTGGATGAGGCCGCCAAATGCGCACTCATTTCGATGGATTCGACACTGCGCTCGAATATCTCGGTCGGATTGCCGTTGGATCTACTCGTCTACGAGTCGGGGTCGCTGCAGGTGACCCATTTTGCGAGCATCGACGAGCAGAACGAATACTTCGCAATGATCCGTGGCAGTTGGGGAGAGCGGCTGCGCCAGGTGTTCGCTGAGATCCCGGACCCGTTATGGAGCCAGCCGGAAGATCCCGACTCCCTTGTGCCCGCGCATCGTGTGCACCAGCCCATGCGCGTGCGCCCGGCCGGTCTGGCCGATCAGCCTTACGCAGCGCCGCAGCTGCTGGCCCAGGGCGTCCATGCACGGCAAGCCAGTTAG
- a CDS encoding helix-turn-helix family protein produces MNTHKHARLTFLRRLEMVQQLIAHQVCVPEAARAYGVTAPTVRKWLGRFLAQGQAGLADASSRPTVSPRAIAPTKALAIVELRRKRLTQARIAQALGVSASTVSRVLARAGLSHLADLEPAEPVVRYEHQAPGDLLHIDIKKLGRIQRPGHRVTGNRRDTVEGAGWDFVFVAIDDHARVAFTDIHPDERFPSAVQFLKDAVAYYQRLGVTIQRLLTDNGSAFRSRAFAALCHELGIKHRFTRPYRPQTNGKAERFIQSALREWAYAHTYQNSQHRADAMKSWLHHYNWHRPHQGIGRAVPISRLNLDEYNLLTVHS; encoded by the coding sequence ATGAACACCCATAAGCATGCCCGATTGACCTTCCTACGTCGCCTCGAAATGGTCCAGCAATTGATCGCCCATCAAGTTTGTGTGCCTGAAGCGGCCCGCGCCTATGGGGTCACCGCGCCGACTGTGCGCAAATGGCTGGGCCGCTTCCTGGCTCAGGGCCAGGCGGGCTTGGCCGATGCGTCCTCGCGCCCGACGGTCTCGCCCCGAGCGATTGCGCCGACCAAGGCGCTGGCTATCGTGGAGCTGCGCCGCAAGCGGCTGACCCAAGCGCGCATCGCCCAGGCGCTGGGCGTGTCAGCCAGCACCGTCAGCCGCGTCCTGGCCCGCGCCGGTCTGTCGCACCTGGCCGACCTGGAGCCGGCCGAGCCGGTGGTGCGCTACGAGCATCAGGCCCCCGGCGATCTGCTGCACATCGACATCAAGAAGCTGGGACGTATCCAGCGCCCTGGCCACCGGGTCACGGGCAACCGACGCGATACCGTTGAGGGGGCCGGCTGGGACTTCGTCTTCGTGGCCATCGATGACCACGCCCGCGTGGCCTTCACCGACATCCACCCCGACGAGCGCTTCCCCAGCGCCGTCCAGTTCCTCAAGGACGCAGTGGCCTACTACCAGCGCCTGGGCGTGACCATCCAGCGCTTGCTCACCGACAATGGCTCGGCCTTTCGCAGCCGCGCCTTCGCCGCGCTGTGCCATGAGCTGGGCATCAAGCACCGCTTTACCCGACCTTACCGCCCACAGACCAATGGCAAGGCCGAACGCTTCATCCAGTCGGCCTTGCGTGAGTGGGCTTACGCTCACACCTACCAGAACTCCCAACACCGAGCCGATGCCATGAAATCCTGGCTACACCACTACAACTGGCATCGACCCCACCAAGGCATCGGGCGCGCTGTACCCATCTCCAGACTCAACCTGGACGAATACAACCTATTGACAGTTCACAGTTAG